A window of Solanum stenotomum isolate F172 unplaced genomic scaffold, ASM1918654v1 scaffold21764, whole genome shotgun sequence genomic DNA:
ACTACCTAATAGATACTTGAGAAGATGCGTGAAGTTTATTAATAGTTTgaaccaaaaatatttaatagaaataatatgtgttcaattgaaataaatcataatttaaatgtgtACGGTCGttgacaaattaattaaaaaaagaactctGATAAAACAAGTATAACccagttttttgttttttttttttgttttcttgaatGTTTCAATAATCAAAGCTTAAATAACTCTAAATTGATGCCCTTTAATAATTCATAGATGGgatatgaattatgatgaaGAAAAGTTGTATGCATAAAATCCATGATTAGCATTTAGCTACCACAGAAGTCAACCACTATCATTCTAACATGagaattatgaaaataaaaaatatttaagataaaataaatactcCATAGGGAGGGATATTCTTATTTGAatgattccaaaaaaaaaaaaaaaaattatttgaatgaTTCCCcctccttttaaaaaaaaaattaaaaaaatggtttAATAGTATGACGGTCCAAACTTATGATACATGCATATTGTTTATTTTGATCCAGTATACTTTATGTATTTAATTTGTCATTTTAGTTGAATCATCAAACATAGAAGTTAATTTGTATgtgtattatgtatatatatacttgttttacgttatatttattttttaaacaggTTATCTATTAAAAGTAAATTGTCAATCTTTTATCAAGCTCCGTTTAATCATTTGTCTGGACGAGTGTATGTAAGTcgatttaatttgaattttttatttaccaAATCAAAACAACTACGTCGACTTTTAGAAAATTATACACTTTCAAATTAACAAGAGTCATTTTTCTGATctccatttttttatttggttcaatttttttggaGTTCCTTTTCCGATTAAGTATCCACAACAAAAATTATGTAACTAATGCATGcttccaattttattttatttttgtcttagtaaaatataattaaacaaaaataatattaaataagtCTTGACATTATGCTAAAATATAGTGTCATCAATAATAAAGATAAAGAGATggtgaaaatgaagaagatttaGTTTGAGTTTTATTTGAGTTATTAGATGTTTATAGCATGTAATAATGCTATCCAAAACTATaaattcaaacttgaaataatcttAAGAAACATGAactatgaaaaagattaaaattacttacaaattacattataataACTATATTATAATGTAacatacaaattacattataataactatattaaagtataatatgtatatatttatttatgaaatttatataaatataatgtcaatttaatttaaacctttttaaaaaaaaaaaaaaaacaaatgtacGACATAGAGTTCATGAAACGTACCTCAAATAGTTCAATAAACTTTATTAGTCGTAAGTTATCGTACAAAGATTAATAATTGAGTCTGAATTTAATTATACCTAGTGGAAAAATAATTGGTACTTAGTAACAAAATATAGATACAAATTACATCAAAAGTTAAAGAGAGAGATATCACTGATTCTTGATCAAACTTATTGACTTTTTCaagcataatttaatttaataataacaaGTAAACAATAAGTTAACACCAATTATAAGGTTTGTGATTGGTTCACAGACTAATTATGCTAGTTTATAATATAGAAATGGTctatacaataaataataatgtacaATAGACCTTTTCTTTTTGGCTTCATAGTGAATAACATAAAATTAATCCTAAAGATACATACTCCAATTATATGTGTTAAATATCAGGATCTTTTTATCATATATACTCGATAGAAGGTCAATCGATATATTGTAACACAATAACCCTTAGAGTATACTTGGAAATTGACAAGTTTTTAGTCTCCAAATAAGTTATACACAAATGTTCTAAGAAATGTGCAGTAAGGTTGCACTTTATATAAGTAATTATGTAGAGTTTAATAAAACTATATGTGTTATGGAATGTGCCAATGTGGGATGAATTCTTCAgaagtataatatattttaagaatttgaCGTGGatgtgatattattttttaaaagtttgaataatACACATAGGTAAAAGATTTAACAACAATGAGATTGATTATTATTAATCAACTGAAAAGAGAATTTACAATAGAAAAAATAAGCAACGAAACAATAAGAAAGAAGGAATGAGACGTAAAGAAAGAAGTGAGACGTCAGAAGAATCAAAAGTGAGAAGCATAGACTTTGCTTAAGCACAATACACAATGATTCATTTGCTTGCCTCACATTTTGTTGTTTAAGTGTATTCTTTCCGTCAGTCGGTTCAAACTTACACGCTCGAGACATATTTGTATATTAGGTTCATGACAATAGGTGCTAGCTGGACACTAATTATGGATAACAGTACTCGTGAAGAGGCAGACTTACGTGTATAATTGAGATTGTACAGGCATTCATtagttttaattctttttaacgtatatatatcttgagaaacaatatatatatacacatgacttataaaattttattttaattttatatataaaataaaattatgcacCCTTATAAACACTAATGCACTTGGGGTATTGGTTGAAATTGTTGTTTTCCTAGCTGCAACCCTGGATTATATCCGAATTATTGCATATGATTTTAAAGGACTAATTAACCTCAAATGAGGTGAATGCATTTTAGAATTTGAAtcccttttttatattttgcacGATACTTATATATTTGTGCACGTAATTAATAACCAGTCGAATATGATAttattctttagttattattaaaaattttgttatttgtttatattaaattaataatattcatgCGATCTTCCAATTCTTAATTTACCTTGGTGTGAGACTACTAAAATTCGCATTTGTACATTacaatttaaattatgatcttTAATCAACACTCAATTAACCAAATATGATTCATTAACTATAAGCAAATACTATATTAAAAGGCATGCATATTGTAGATGGTCAAAAATTGTGTTCTGAATTTCTATTATAAAATGCATAACTTGATCTCAAGAATTGTCAAGATTTTTGTGGATTTTGTAAGGAATGCTTCAAagagaaatatatttgaagtCGTACATATagtagatttttttatttttggttttcccACAATTTGTTTTTGGGATTAATTAATTCGAGTTTAATGTTGAGAAATTTCATTTTGAAGGTCTCCATTAAAAAGTGACTCATATTCAAAGTTTGAAcagaaaaatatgtattttcgtcgtttcaaaataagtgtctttttaactctttttttttcacattcattaagaaaaaacaataaatattccttctatttcatattaagtgattttttaggccttttttattgttcaaaatactccctttgtccatttttaattgttatgttgCACTTTTTGAAAGtcattttgactaattttccaagtgaaattagattacattaattcaaattttctaaataaaaatttagataataaaaaactatacgaaaagtactataaattgtatttttttgcatatcaatatgataaaaaaaatacatcataaaacgttagtcaaagttcttatcgtttgactctaaaaaaggaaattgtgacaattaaaaatggacgggggaataattgaattgttcaaagttcaagatgaatgtttgaaatttttttctctagatttgtcatttcatttattaaagtttCATATTTTCTAGAAGATAAATTACACTACTTataaagttatatttatgatttcacaaaAAACAATACTCCATAAAAATTATGGTTTAAAGAATGTCCTTAAATATCTTTCTTATATTTGTGCATTGCTTGAATTTGTGAGGCAATATACAcattaagaaaaacattcaacaacataatttttccaCTATTGTCTTTTATAAAatcttaaatataattttgtaagtAGTGTAATTTATctcctaaaaaatataaaatttcaataaatgaaaagacaaatatagaaaaaatctcaaacatccatcttaaactttgaacaattcaattattttgaacaataaaaaaaaagtcttaaaaatttacttattataGAATAAAGAGAGAATATAGGATATAGTTGAAAACAATTTAACATAATTATGTTGAATTTCCTAAAAtgatctattttaatttgttttctaattttaacttaacacgaatttttttaaaaataaataaatttaaataaaaaataactattttaaaataactttattttgCTATATTACACTAATTTCGAGAGAGATGAAACAACACATCTTCAATATTTGGTCGTATATGAAACCGTAACGCtttagcaaaaataaaataacataaaataaacattGAAATGTTCAAACAGAGAAgtcaacattttattttttaatattccaATTTTGCCCCTCCATACTTTCTCTGTAAACAGCCAAAAAATCCTCTCTTTGAATTTTGTCCTGAAGACGGTTGAGAAGAAAAGAACAAGATTCACAAAAGGTTAACAAAATTTCGTAACGTAAAAagaggagttttttttttttctttatcttttgagTGTAAAGCCAAAGGGGTTTTTGAGTGTTAAGCTTAGCTTCCTTGCTGTTCACCGTCATTGTTGGTTCGGCAAAAGcacataagaaaaaaaagaagaagaaaaggggaGTTCTTGGTTATGTAAGCACCCAATTAACCCATCATTTGTTTGAGTTTAAAATTGGTAAGTTTGATTGAGTTCTTGAATACCCTcaaagtaaatgtttttaccctttttttggTTTATGGGTTGTGATGAATGATTGAGTTGTAGAGTTTTTTTCATGAGTTTATGGTTGTTTCTTGAAAATTTGGTTGatgtgtttttacttttgtggcAGATTATTTAGGATGGTGAAATTGGGCTGTTTTGGTGGACAGGTAAAAATGTgcttttgtttaattttgattgttcatgtttatttgatgatttttaTGGTGGTGTTATGAGTTCATGTACAGTAATGATAAAAAAAGAAGTGAGCTTTGAGTCTGATTGAGATTCTGCAGAACTCATAAGCAACACTCAGTAGATGTTGCAAATGAATTAGAGTACTTTTTCCTTTCCTCTATGAATGCTACAATTGTAATTGACTACTAAGGTAAAGTTGACCGTCGTTATATTTACTTTAGGATATCTAGCTACTAGATTTCTAAGTGCAATGACTAAAGTTTTGCATATGTTCCTTGttaagagaaaaaagaagaagaagaagatagccTAAGGTTTTGTCTTAACTTGCATTTCATGGAACTTCTGATGGAAAATTGAACTATATGCTGTTAGTTGCATCAAAATGATGTGAATGGTTGATGCATCCTTGGTTAATTGGGaccaacttaaaaaaaaatgggttgaATATGCTCCACTTAGAAGTTGATTATTTCATGTCTCGTCTTTTCTAGGTTATATTCTTGCTCTTCTTATTCAATCTTCATTATTCTTAATACCTTAGTGGATTtacttctttcaatttttcttttactttaataCTCAGTGCGTAGTTGGAGAGTCTTCTTCTAGCTCTAAAGGAAGAAGCCACGAGGGTAATATTAAGTATGGTTTTAGCCTAGTGAAGGGGAAAGCTGATCATGCGATGGAAGATTACCATGTCGCAAAATTTGTACGTATTGAAGAACACGAGCTTGGCTTGTTTGCTATTTATGATGGTCATATGGGGGATGAGGTTCCTTCTTATCTGCAGAAACATCTGTTTGCCAATATCATAGAGGAGGTAAGTTTTCTATGCATCCTGAATTTCCAATTGCTGTTTGAAATATATAATGTAGTGGAAAACTTTGAGTAGTTGGCATCTCATCTCCGGGTCTGATTTTACTAGGAGGAGTTTTGGGTAGATCCACGACGGGCAATCACAAAAGCCTATGAAAAAACTGACCAGAAAATACTTTCAAATAGTTCTAATTTGGGCCGAGGTGGGTCCACTGCTGTCACTGCTGTACTGATAAATGGCCAAAGATTGTGGGTAGCTAATGTGGGAGATTCACGAGCTGTTCTTTCTCGGGGTGGTCAAGCTATTCAGATGACAATAGATCATGAGCCAAATACAGAACGAAGCAGCATTGAGGACCGAGGAGGTTTTGTCTCAAATATGCCAGGTGCTTTCCTGAAATCTGAGCAATGTAGTCAGTGATTGACAAATTTTTGTAGATAATCTTTGGTGCAATTGACACTCCCAATAATTAACTTGTAATACTCATTGGTTTATTGTTTTATGGCAGGCACGGTTTATCCTTTTTTCTGTCTTATATTTATGTTTCCAGGAGTGAGGAGACTTGAACCATCCAATAAAGCTGTTGTATTTATTTACATCATGCAAAATATGCTTTTGAATGCACTCATGTACCATAGTCTGAACCTCCATCATCTTTTTGTGCTTGTGAACCACTTGCAGTTTTTATATCTGAATGTCACATGACACAATAATAGAAGAACCTTTTTCCATTTTCGATTCCTTTGGTGAGCCTTGGGATAATGTGATGTCTGCTTCTTTCTTCTCTTAGCTACCTTGATTTCCTCTTTGTCTCTTTCTCTTTCTGAGGAAGAGGTCGGTTTATGCtaaaaattttatgaaatatatgaTCACAATTTTTTGTCTAGAAAGGAAATATTCCTATTTGTCTTTTGAAATTCTTAGAATTAATCATCCACCAAATATAGGATTGGTTTAGAGTGTATGGGAGAGACACTATTTGAAGCTTGAGGGTCAAATAGTCCAAATTATACTTGAGAAAAGACCTCTGAATGATGAGGAGAAAGTAAGGAAAGCAACACTATTTATGGATTACGaggacaacaacaacaacctagctagtgaaatcccacaagtggggtttggggaaGGTAAAGTGTACGCAGAGCATACCCCTACCACGTGGAGAAAGGCCGTTTTCGGAAGACCCTCACCTCGAGTACAACATATCAAAATAGGCATGAAAAAGGGAAACAACAATGGAGAAACAAAACAACTAATAAGGGAACAATAATAACCATAGAATGATGTGATAACCtaaacacaatcaacaacaagtGATAGTGGAATCTAAAGCAAGACCTTATAAAAATACGACTGAACCCCTCAAAATTCAAGACAACACTCCTTACcgactaaccttctaccctaatacgcgacctccataTCCTTCTATCTAAGGCTATGTCCTCGGTAATCTGGAGTTGCGGCATGTCCTATCTAATTACCTCTCGCCAATACTTTCTCAGCCTACACCTCGTACCCATTATatccaacctctcacacctcttCACTAGGCATTTGTGCATCTCCTATTCACATGTCCAAATCATCTCAATCTTgcttccctcatcttgtccaccacagaggtcACTCCCACCTTTCCCCGGATATCCTCATTCTTTATATTATCTCTCCTAGTGTGTCTACACATctatctcaacatcctcatttcCACAACTTGCATATTTTGAACATGAGAGTTCCAAACTGGCCAATACTCCACCCCACGTCGGTCTAACCATTACTATGTAGAACTTACCATTAAATTTATGTGGTACTTTCTTATTACACAAGACTCCGCAAGCAATCCTCCACTTCATCCACGCCGCACCAATACGATGTGTGATATCATTGTCGGTGTCCCTACTTTACTAGATTATTAACCCAAGATACTTGAAACTATCTCTCTTGGGGATAACATGTGTATCAAGCCTCACTTTCATGCTCACCTCACTTCCACGCTCGCCTCATGCACTGTATCATTGAATTTACACTCCAAATATTCCGTTATGGTCCTACTTCAGTAATTTACCGGATTTGTTATTTGCCTGTAGTTCTATGCTAGAAAGTTATGTTTTCATATATGGTAGTAGTTTTTGTACATTTTGTGCTATCATTTCTCCATCCCTAAGAAAAAGGGAGAGAAATTGGTGGCTTCATTTGATCAATGCGGAGATTGCGAATAGAAGTTTGAATAGGTTACTCAATTATAAATATGCTCAGATAATCATTACTTACCAAATAATGTATATAAGAGGTTTTTTCTGAACCAAAATGTTATTTACTCTGAGATTTTGTATGTGGAAAACTATATATAAGCAAGAATTACTTGGACTgagaatggaaaaaaaattaagtgagtCGACTGAATAAGAAGTGGAGATAGCaccaataaaaaaacaaatggaGTGGTGATAGCCTACCACAAGCTACTTAATTCCCCACTATGTTGATTGGAATgatctaaattttaagattcagGAATATGGATCCAAGTATGGATATAAGTGCAGGGATTCggctaaaaataattcaaatatctaaaaatagagttataaaaATATGTCTAAATTATGGTAGACTATTTGGAAAAAAGGGAATGcatgaatttttgagaggaagTTTGAATATGTAATAATTATTAAGTACAAATGCATCGACTTACTGTTTTTCTTGTATAACATGGCTATTGCAAATTGATATAGAGGCCATGATAGACTTCTTGAGCTCATTGGTCATTCAACTGTGATGTTGACCCAATGATATCGGTGTTATCAAAAGTGCAAATAAGCTTTAAGGTCCATTAGGGCTTTACGTGCAAATAAAGCGTGGGCTTAAATGAAAACTGTCgcaaatggagaaaaaatacaaacacatatgtttagtccaagactaataattataagcatgaatacCCTTCGGGGTGACCTAGTGGTTTGAGTTTGGGActttcatgttggaggtctcaagtttgaaaccccttgccagcgaaagcaaggggtttgccttctgggtcgagctcgttgcaccgggcttgcctagtgcgggttacctctcctatgtgatttgcgagctattgcataggagcggaggttttaccctgtgcgcacccaaagggtagtggCTGCGAGTTTCCTttgtcataaaataaaataaaataattataagcatgaataagaaatatatggacaaagaaattgaaaaacaaataacTCTAAAGTAAAATATTAATTGTGAAGTGTCACTTTCTCAAGAAATGTTCATTGAGAAGGAAAAGTATGTCTTAGAAAGTTGATGACAACATAAAGTGCACATTAAGTGAGCCGAAGCGCTCAACATGTTTTGCGCCTCGCTTCAAGGCCTTAAGCGTTCATTTGAAAACTCTAATAAATATCTTTATAGCACCTTTTTTAACCGAGGttttaatacaaatatcttttgacaataaaaaaacatatgcTTAAATTATATATTCACCCTAGCTTTTATTTGACTTCAGAAATCATTGTATGTGTCTCGAGTTTCTCTTATTGATTTTGGTCGAAGTACCGAAAATTGATTTCCCATATCGGGTAAGGATCCCACACCCATGTTGTGTCGACAAGGGTGCGACACCGTCAAGAGTCTGCACAACTTAGATTGCCTATGCTTCCAATCTATAGCTGCTTGTGGTTGATTTGTCCCTATTCAAtctatcacataaattagggaAATGTTTGGTATATTTATTGCCATTTTCTCTCAACTTTCTCTTACGAGAGAATTTCCTTATTGTGCCATTAGAGAAAGTTTGACACATTTCTATAAACAAAAGCGTTGAATACATATTTACTTACTTTGTCAGGAGTACAGAATAATTGCTTACCCTTTTGTATGTGACATAAGGCTTCTATATAAGGGGCTCTTCTTATAGATTGTAACGCGACCAACTCCAAAAAGAGTTCGCTTCTTTTCTTTNTAGCATACAGTATAATCTAGAAATGTACAAGGGTATCGAAATTGTGACTGTTTGAGTGAAACTTGGGAGAAGACTGGTGTAGTTGAATGACAGAAAAAACCATAAGACATAAAGAAAAGGCGTTTGTTAATCAGGTAAACATAGTTCCTTTGAACAATCGGAGTGGTCATTTACATCGTCTGATGTATTTGTTCAAGTTAAAAGTAGATAGTGAAGCTAGCAGGCCATGTAAAGTTCAATATTTTTACTTCAATAGAGAGGCCTTATTAGTCTCTGGGTCTTGTACATCTGGTGTTTGTTTCTTAAGCAACTGAATAGGTCTAAATCTCCATTTACAAATGGAGTATGTGTAAGTGGAGCCCCTGTAAATTTGTTTTGGCATTTTCATGGTTGTAAGTAGCGATGAACGCTTGTTGATACCGatgatatttgtttatttttctattttatgttCCCTTTCTAAAGAACAAGAGCATTTCTGTGGTCACTTCTCCTCAGGAAAGAGGAGAAAATGCTTCATTTATCCTTCAGTATTAGTCACATCTCGTATTCATTTAGTAGTAGTAATTTTGTCCATTCGTTGCTAGAATCTTGTTTTATATTGTTACATCTCCAGGTAGAGAGACAAATTTTTTGTAATGTTTTCTCAGTCCCAAAGTAGACGGAAACAgcctctacctccacgaggtagtggtaaggtctgtgCACACTCTATCCTTCCCAGATTCCACTTTGTGAGATTTCATTGGACATGTTATTGTAGTAATGTAGATGGAAACTGGGAAGGATAGTATTTCTCATAAATCATTTTGCAATATTCATGTCTCTCTTCCTATTAACAAAAACACAACCTCCACATCTCTactccttttttccttttttgggtaCAATGGAAAACTAAATACATTTCTTAATATCTTTCATAAGCTATATGGCTTAAAGTTTGCGAGTTGGGTTAGCTCCATATCCTTGAGCGCGTCTTCTTCATGTTTGTGACCTTCATTCGTCAGAAAATCTGCACATTGATTTGCCTCCCTCTCTCATCCTTGAGTGATTTTCTTCATGTTTGTGACCTCTGTCCGTCAGAAAATCTGCACATTGATTTGCCTCCCTCCGTCATTCGTGAGTGATCTTCTTCATGTTTGTAACTTTCGTTCGTCAAAAAATCTATATATTGATTTGTCTCCCTCCCTCCATATGTGTATATGATAGTGATTTGTTCATTTTGTAATACATATTTGCAATCTTTAATAATAGCCCTAAGAGGATGACACTATTATCAAATTATGCTCAGCTGTGAAAGTCATTAGTAGAGAACTTCAAAAACAAATTAGAGTGGATTACCTATCTACTAGGATCCTAATGTCTGTATATTGAAAGTGgcttaaaatataaagaaataaatagatgaaaaaaaatcaaatcaacctATAGTAGGTATATCGATTGTGGGTGGaactttaattatatatacataaaattggAACGAAAAGTGTGCAACTCTCAATGGTATCATGCACAAATTAGGATAGAAGGTTTATAGGTTGTAAATGCATTGTCTTGTTATTGTCCATTTATCTTAGTAGTCTTAATATTCTAGTTTCTTAACCTTCGATTTtctatttgttatttcttgtaccacaattatcatattgttttattatagtttttgtttgttgttattgttaattTAAGCGTAATTGAGTTTGAATTTTtcgagaagaaaaaaaagaagatcgCAATAATTTCTAAAAACTAATGAGATAGAGAATATCTCCcacgaaaaatattttttttagaaactattttcttaaaacaagttgatttcttatttattatccAATGTTTGGtaaatatttacttatttttgataaaatatttttaaaaaaatttataccacCAAACGTTGAATGAGAAATGTTTTTCTTCCATGCCAAACACACATAATTACAAAGTGATGGGTCTTTCTAACATAATAGAAACTTGAGGTAGTATTTTGCTATTACAAGCAACAACAAGGCCTTTTTCATCAAAGGTGATTCATAAGAAAACCCTAGCCCCACCCCTTATAAATAATGGCCtctatattttgttaaaaaatgaataagagAAACAGCTTCCACCATTGANAGCTAGAGGCTTTAAAGATCCCCAGAAAGCAGCCAAGCAATTAACAGCT
This region includes:
- the LOC125851060 gene encoding probable protein phosphatase 2C 9 → MVKLGCFGGQCVVGESSSSSKGRSHEGNIKYGFSLVKGKADHAMEDYHVAKFVRIEEHELGLFAIYDGHMGDEVPSYLQKHLFANIIEEEEFWVDPRRAITKAYEKTDQKILSNSSNLGRGGSTAVTAVLINGQRLWVANVGDSRAVLSRGGQAIQMTIDHEPNTERSSIEDRGGFVSNMPGAFLKSEQCSQ